Proteins from one Oncorhynchus masou masou isolate Uvic2021 chromosome 12, UVic_Omas_1.1, whole genome shotgun sequence genomic window:
- the LOC135549937 gene encoding tumor necrosis factor receptor superfamily member 11B-like, translating into MTLFFMLMLVSADARIALHARTFTNDDRYSGLSLVCDRCPPGTYLRAPCSAMRKSDCAECPNGAYTEFWNHISKCLRCSMCAENQVVKQACSPSNNCECECKEDYYFNKRYEACIKHKECPPGYGANTTGTPQQDTECVQCQAGFYSEVSSAKATCLAQSNCKVGGLRVVLKGQDWHDTLCASCHDLKTRDGAEYLHEILPTFFIQLHQTMGIKRMRRLAMRLPQEGGKKPLIGTVMKLNRRGLHDFMNSWDQGAGNEQVRKLPEVLRKIGAFNMGDKLERKLAYIDQQSKLCEELVEVAQTLFK; encoded by the exons ATGACG CTATTTTTTATGTTGATGCTAGTCAGTGCTGATGCCAGAATCGCACTACACGCCCGAACTTTCACAAACGATGATCGTTACTCTGGTCTTTCGTTAGTGTGTGACCGCTGTCCACCTGGAACGTACCTCCGCGCGCCCTGCAGTGCAATGCGAAAGAGCGACTGTGCGGAATGTCCCAATGGGGCATACACTGAATTTTGGAACCACATCTCCAAGTGCCTGCGCTGCAGCATGTGCGCCGAGAACCAGGTTGTCAAGCAGGCGTGTTCTCCATCCAACAACTGCGAGTGCGAGTGCAAGGAGGATTACTACTTCAACAAGAGATACGAAGCATGCATCAAACATAAAGAATGTCCCCCCGGGTATGGAGCGAATACTACAG GTACACCACAACAAGATACAGAATGTGTGCAGTGCCAGGCCGGATTCTATTCTGAAGTTTCCTCCGCAAAAGCGACCTGTCTAGCGCAATCAAACTGCAAAGTTGGTGGACTGCGCGTGGTTCTGAAAGGCCAGGACTGGCACGATACACTGTGCGCCTCATGCCATGACCTCAAAACTCGTG aTGGAGCTGAATATCTGCATGAAATCCTTCCTACGTTCTTCATTCAACTTCACCAGACGATGGGGATCAAAAGAATGCGTCGGTTAGCAATGAGGCTGCCACAAGAGGGAGGCAAGAAACCGCTCATAGGAACGGTCATGAAGCTTAATAGAAGGGGTCTTCACGACTTTATGAACAGTTGGGACCAAGGTGCAGGGAACGAACAGGTTAGGAAACTTCCTGAGGTGTTGAGGAAGATAGGGGCCTTCAACATGGGAGACAAACTAGAGCGTAAACTGGCATATATCGACCAGCAATCCAAACTCTGTGAAGAGTTAGTTGAAGTAGCCCAAACTTTGTTCAAGTAG